A window of Silurus meridionalis isolate SWU-2019-XX chromosome 28, ASM1480568v1, whole genome shotgun sequence contains these coding sequences:
- the ugt8 gene encoding 2-hydroxyacylsphingosine 1-beta-galactosyltransferase: MRTSVGLLTTILWFLSPSLCWAAKIIVVPPIMFESHLYIFKTLASALHTEGHETVLLVSEGRDVAPSEHYRLQRYPGIFNSSSAADDFLQSKVYNIFSGRPTPLELFDILEHYAQNCDSVVGSSSVMAQLRRERFDLLLVDPNEMCGFVLAHMLGVPYAVFSTGLWYPAEVGAPAPLAYVPEFNSLLTDHMTLVQRVTNTVVYLASRIGVQLLVLPKYDRIMYRHAVQPPASMHELVQGSRLWMLCTDLALEFPRPTLPHVVYVGGILTMPPKPLPEEFAAWVNDTDEHGFVVVSFGAGVKYLSDDISYKLAGALRRLNQKVIWRFSGVPPKNLGNNTKLVEWMPQNDLLGHRNTRAFLSHGGLNSIYEAMYHGVPVVGVPLFGDHYDTMTRVQAKGMGIMLEWKKMSEEDLYTAMLNIMTDNRYREKALKLSEIHKDQPGHPVTRAVYWISYILRHRGAEHLRSAVYSVPVYQYFLLDVAAVLGAGLLLACYCVYWIARVFASCLRRRQASAEKANGHCHNGIANGKHKRNGHVKSLDKKLK; this comes from the exons ATGAGAACCTCTGTTGGGCTCCTCACCACTATACTGTGGTTCCTGTCACCAAGTCTCTGCTGGGCTGCTAAGATCATCGTGGTCCCTCCGATAATGTTTGAGAGCCACCTGTACATCTTTAAGACCCTGGCGTCAGCGCTGCACACTGAAGGCCACGAAACGGTGCTGCTGGTGTCAGAAGGTCGAGACGTGGCTCCTTCAGAGCATTACCGTCTGCAGCGCTACCCGGGTATATTCAACAGCTCATCCGCAGCCGACGACTTCCTGCAGTCCAAGGTCTATAACATCTTCTCGGGCCGCCCGACCCCGCTGGAGCTCTTCGACATCCTGGAGCACTACGCGCAGAACTGCGACAGCGTGGTGGGCAGTAGTTCGGTGATGGCGCAGCTGCGGCGGGAACGCTTCGACCTGCTGCTCGTCGACCCGAACGAAATGTGTGGCTTTGTGCTGGCGCATATGCTGGGCGTGCCCTATGCCGTGTTCAGCACGGGCCTGTGGTACCCGGCGGAGGTGGGCGCGCCGGCACCGCTCGCCTACGTGCCCGAGTTCAACTCCCTGCTAACGGACCACATGACGCTGGTGCAGCGCGTGACCAACACCGTGGTCTACTTGGCGTCACGCATCGGAGTGCAACTGCTCGTCCTTCCCAAGTACGACCGCATCATGTATCGGCACGCCGTGCAGCCGCCAGCCTCCATGCATGAACTGGTGCAAGGCAGTCGCCTGTGGATGCTGTGTACCGACCTCGCTCTAGAGTTCCCTCGGCCCACGCTACCACATGTCGTCTATGTCGGCGGAATCCTCACCATGCCACCGAAACCCCTTCCAGAG gaatttGCAGCCTGGGTGAATGACACAGACGAGCACGGGTTCGTAGTGGTGTCGTTCGGCGCAGGGGTGAAATACCTTTCTGATGACATCAGTTACAAGCTGGCAGGAGCTCTGAGACGCCTGAACCAGAAAGTCATCTGGAG GTTTTCTGGAGTTCCCCCGAAGAACCTGGGCAACAACACAAAGCTGGTGGAGTGGATGCCACAGAACGACCTGCTGG GGCACAGAAACACAAGGGCGTTCCTGAGCCACGGCGGGCTGAACAGCATCTACGAGGCCATGTATCATGGCGTGCCTGTGGTCGGGGTGCCCCTCTTCGGAGACCACTACGACACCATGACCCGAGTGCAGGCTAAAGGCATGGGCATCATGCTGGAGTGGAAGAAAATGAGCGAGGAGGATCTTTACACAGCCATGCTGAACATCATGACGGAtaacag gTATCGAGAAAAAGCCCTGAAGTTGTCCGAAATCCACAAAGATCAGCCAGGCCACCCTGTGACGCGTGCCGTCTACTGGATCAGCTACATCCTGCGGCACCGCGGCGCAGAGCACCTACGTTCGGCCGTCTACAGCGTCCCCGTCTACCAGTACTTCCTGTTGGATGTCGCTGCCGTCCTGGGCGCGGGCCTGCTTCTTGCGTGCTACTGCGTGTACTGGATAGCCCGTGTTTTCGCCTCGTGTTTGAGGAGACGCCAGGCCTCTGCGGAAAAGGCCAACGGACACTGTCACAACGGCATCGCGAACGGCAAACACAAACGCAACGGCCACGTCAAGAGCCTCGACAAGAAGCTGAAGTAA